The nucleotide window TGACAGTTCAAAtatgagagaaagaaaaatagagGAACGAGAATCCTACTCCCTCGGTTGGTGGGTGCATTATTGTCCACAGAAACTAAGGCCTTCTGAGTAAGGATGTAATCAAACCGTGGAGCCTATTTCCTTGATCCCAACCGAGCTGTTGTTGAACTGTTATCAGCCAGAAGAAACTCCCCGTGCATGCATAAAAGGATTCAAAGAATCCACAGACTCAATAGCACTTTCATTAATGAGAACATGAATGTCCTTTtttagggtaatgttagggagaccaaatttttgaaccaaatgatgtgtcatcaataggaaataagcacgttaatcaacgcctaagtaataattcattcattaacaatcacatcatttagtttgcaaatttggtttaaagaaTTTGGTGTCCTAACATTATCCCCTTTCTAAGCATGTGACCTGATAACAAGCCGATTAGTTAACGCCTTGACAATCCGTTGTTTTCGGGTCGTTTCCGATCAGGTTAACATGTCGTGTAAGAAATTACCCGGTCTATCAAAAACTCTCTCAAAAGCAAGACTCTTCATGGACTTTCTCAAaactttttatttcaatttttggtttttagttgaAAATTGTATGTAGTTACCATATAAGATTATTTCAAATGAATAAAAACAGAAGTAAAGACAAAATAATGATTATCAAACCATCCTTAAATAAAGTAAATCCAAGATGGTTGACGATGCACGATTACATTTCAGAACACAATGTGAACAAATATATTACGCACACAAGGACAAAAGGTAAGCATCAGGTCCCAAATTAAATGGAATGTCAATTTACTAAAAATAATCTTATAGGTCTATATCAACATATTTTCCAAGGCACGTACCACGCTGATCATTTTTTGGGGCACTGAGTGGTATATAAATCGTAGAGCAAATCTACCATTTCAGTATATCTGCTCATCATCATATCCTTTACCAAAATCCAGCTTGCTTCTACCACACTAGCTAGCTACCGATGGAGATCCTAAACCTGCAGCTATGGAAGTATGTGTGCTTGGGCTTGATCCTCATGTTGGGAGCTTGGTCCTCTGAAGCCACTTCTCGCAGTCTGAAAGATGCATCAATGTACGGGAGATACGAGCAATGGTTGGCTCTTTATGGTCGAGTATATAACGACATCAATGAGAAGGAAACTCGTTTCAAGATATTCAAGGAAAATGTGGcgtttatagaattttccaataaAGATGCAAATAAACCTTACAAATTAAGTGTCAACCAATTTGCTGACCTTACAAATGAAGAGTTCAAAGCCACAAGAAATGGATTCAAGGGCCATGAGTGTTCCACAAAGGCTTCTTCTTTCAAATATGAAAATGTGACCGTACCATTACCAGCAACAATGGATTGGAGAAAGAAAGGAGCTGTAACCCCCGTTAAGGACCAAGGCCAGTGCGGTAAGTACACAAAACCTCTAGCTTCTTGTCATTAATTTAGAGAAacactatatatacatatacatacatatatatatatatatatatatatatatatatatatatatatatatatatattcatcttttattttttccatAATCTGACTACTTTTGATTCCAATCAAAATACAGGATGTTGTTGGGCTTTTTCAGCAGTAGCCGCCACCGAAGGAATTACACAGCTTACAACTGGTAACTTGATCTCTTTGTCTGAGCAAGAGCTCGTTGATTGTGACACTGCTGGGGAAGACCAAGGTTGTGAGGGTGGCTTGATGGACGATGCGTTCCAGTTCATCCAACAAAATCACGGGATTAGCACAGAAACTAATTACCCCTACAACGGTGTTGATGGTACATGTAACACCAAGAAGGAAGCCATCATTGCAGCCAAGATAACTGGCTTTGAGGACGTGCCGGCAAATAGTGAAAAGGCCCTTCTAACCGCTGTTGCTCATCAACCTGTTTCCGTTGCCATCGATGCTAGCGGTTCCGACTTCCAATTCTATTCAAGTGGTGTCTTCACCGGAACTTGTGGAACGAGTCTAGACCATGGTGTTACCGCTGTTGGATATGGCGTGAGTGAGGATGGGACTAAGTATTGGCTAGTGAAGAACTCATGGGGTGCAGAATGGGGCGAAGCTGGGTACATAAGAATGCAAAGAGATGTTGCTGCAGCTGAAGGACTTTGTGGGATTGCTATGTCTGCCTCTTACCCCACAGCTTAGTTAATTAAATCAATGCCTACTAGCTATATGCCTTGTAGGTAGTCTGATATGTATCAACCTGTATGCGTAAAATATTTATAAGATAATCAAGATAATTGTTGGACATTTATCATCTAAATTTAATAGACTTGCTTTCTTGGTCATCTGGTGTCTAAGAATTCATGATCACACACTATTAGATTTGATATGAAAgattaaaaaccaaaatcacatatTTATTCTCCATCT belongs to Malus sylvestris chromosome 17, drMalSylv7.2, whole genome shotgun sequence and includes:
- the LOC126611459 gene encoding senescence-specific cysteine protease SAG39-like, with the translated sequence MEILNLQLWKYVCLGLILMLGAWSSEATSRSLKDASMYGRYEQWLALYGRVYNDINEKETRFKIFKENVAFIEFSNKDANKPYKLSVNQFADLTNEEFKATRNGFKGHECSTKASSFKYENVTVPLPATMDWRKKGAVTPVKDQGQCGCCWAFSAVAATEGITQLTTGNLISLSEQELVDCDTAGEDQGCEGGLMDDAFQFIQQNHGISTETNYPYNGVDGTCNTKKEAIIAAKITGFEDVPANSEKALLTAVAHQPVSVAIDASGSDFQFYSSGVFTGTCGTSLDHGVTAVGYGVSEDGTKYWLVKNSWGAEWGEAGYIRMQRDVAAAEGLCGIAMSASYPTA